A genomic window from Cotesia glomerata isolate CgM1 linkage group LG7, MPM_Cglom_v2.3, whole genome shotgun sequence includes:
- the LOC123268651 gene encoding golgin subfamily A member 4 isoform X2 yields MFKKFKDKLTEEMKQSPARFQAGMQHLAQAVSPGISNLSLTGSGDQASFKNSNDNFSLTDTDDLVTLTDDRAVKNNNSPRENLNFQNIDLTSLSSSSLLSNNTTGLSRSSSVNSVTSNDTQSGLFPIFESPGNIYQLQSDMDQSASEADDTVTNHQFDELSKEEIYSAYRKSLKKYHKYRGRFTDLVNHYREMERIKVKLETLLVETQNKALRRIGNLKEQCTLEQQAKAHLEEALRNDMEEKDHIIDTLNTKIKLLQANGSKIDLMQLENDPVDKNENESNSTDQSEVELLKQQHQQLSAENGSLKNKVEKFETLVAKYKETLKKSKEKIGELEQEKFTLERDFESIQNSNYEKIKSLEESLVIKNDEIANLQSQVTAIRLREEESAISLAENKLAIHREMEIKEEQIKQLTEKLKDLPVVAVKNTQEFSVQTDEVVDPNDKIIEEFKLKLDNTQKEIVALQTELSNCNSIITEINNKNVSYENMISSLNNDKKLISNYIINCRENIDSFKSEQFKLKQQFVTDYKNIIDNNMSSVSQSILEMISNCGEREIEERNKIKEEFEAKYNELKQETDKLYSEIEQVNFELFDYQKLCGEKQKKLEELEESKLINEKNCNEDSSKEIEGLNKLIEELREEIVFLNEKSQEKQEQQLECIAHNDCIDIIDIKNKFEALMDIISAKNDFIESLKSKYREVLCKDEIKCKKCSDIKVNDLEMLMDIIYTKNDFIEQLRCRVRDNCSVIDTLNDNINDLCERNRVIGEEDNSLKIQLADLEKILSELRSENVNLAEENENLKSSDDDRGERIRELGRELIDLRNQNEELKIVIGGLEERVGEKDVLVLRLEEIEKEKALVEENVKKLVNHNESLKKSLEEVNDNLRATYEEIKKCKGVISALEVQSQKYKEDIKERDEKIEAQAEEIQTNLKLVKHKKEEINKLSEEVERRNEEITKRDDIITKRDEEIRIRDEEITTRDEEITTRDEEITKRDDEVTKRDEEINKYNEEKTDLLIKIDELQHLLKEHSNEKVELKVQIDELNKLNKSYEDKIKAFEKKIKEIEESANNNNSVELENLKKLVKELEIKLNDAEVKLQDAERTVTNYKTNEAQIENINTDLKDEMDKLKDQLAMGEEEQRVRMKQLVKEFQARLDDKDLELQAALDQKFDRQKNYESDLIQQYKEQLKDFQIELTAKSEEIESLRSEQHLLVDAKSKHHDEVSRLQETIDKLRNDADQMKDKHIQEKNKIIEENKKIHTENTLSNSTTDSLHHMQNTLVAQRRELSELRKLVKLRCETSSTLEDSTEIEYLRNILYEYMMGKETLVLARVIAAVVKFDQEQTHKVLEKEKDKLTLLGSLGLTL; encoded by the exons aAGCTTACTGAAGAAATGAAACAATCGCCTGCTAGATTTCAGGCTGGTATGCAACATTTAGCTCAG gcGGTGTCACCAGGTATATCTAACTTGTCACTTACTGGTTCAGGAGATCAGGCGtcctttaaaaattctaatgaCAATTTTAGTCTTACTGATACTGATGATCTTGTGACACTCACTGACGATC GAGcagtcaaaaataataatagtccaagggaaaatttgaattttcaaaatattgatttaacaTCACTGTCATCCTCGTCATTGTTGTCTAATAATACCACTGGTTTGTCGAGATCATCCAGTGTCAATAGTGTTACCAGCAACGATACGCAGTCGGGATTGTTTCCCATTTTTGAAAGTCCAGGAAATATTTATCAGTTACAG TCAGACATGGATCAATCGGCGAGTGAAGCTGATGATACTGTGACGAATCATCAATTTGATGAGCTgtcaaaagaagaaatttattcaGCATATCGTAAATCTCTTAAAAAATACCACAAATATCGCGGGAGATTCACGGATCTAGTTAATCACTACCGCGAAATGGAGagaataaaagttaaattagAAACATTGCTGGTTGAAACTCAGAACAAAGCATTGAGGCGAATTGGTAATTTGAAAGAGCAGTGTACATTGGAGCAGCAAGCTAAAGCACATCTTGAAGAAGCTTTGAGAAATGATATGGAAGAGAAAGATCATATTATTGATACTCTTAATAccaaa ataaAATTGCTGCAGGCTAATGGAAGCAAAATAGATTTGATGCAGCTAGAAAATGATCCTgtagataaaaatgaaaacgaGTCTAATTCTACGGATCAGAGTGAGGTCGAATTGTTGAAACAACAACACCAACAATTGTCAGCGGAGAATGGTtcgttgaaaaataaagtagaAAAGTTTGAAACTCTGGTTGCTAAGTATAaagaaactttgaaaaaaagtaaagaaaaaatcgGTGAattggagcaagaaaaatttacacttgAACGAGACTTTGAGTCTATACAAAATtctaattatgaaaaaataaaatctcttGAAGAAAGTTTAGTCATCAAGAACGACGAAATTGCAAACTTACAAAGTCAGGTCACTGCAATTCGTCTGCGTGAAGAAGAGTCTGCTATTTCGTTGGCTGAAAATAAATTGGCTATCCACCGGGAAATGGAGATTAAAGAAGAGCAAATAAAACAGCTGacggaaaaattaaaagacttaCCTGTTGTTGCTGTTAAAAACACACAAGAGTTTTCAGTACAAACTGATGAGGTCGTTGATcctaatgataaaattattgaagagtTTAAATTGAAGTTAGACAATACGCAAAAAGAAATTGTCGCTCTGCAAACAGAACTTAGTAATTGTAATTCTATTATCACTGAAATTAATAACAAGAATGTTTCTTACGAAAATATGATCAGTAGTttgaataatgataaaaaattaatttcaaattatattattaattgcaGAGAAAATATTGATAGCTTCAAATctgaacaatttaaattaaaacaacagTTTGTTActgattacaaaaatattattgataataatatgtCCAGTGTTTCGCAGTCGATTTTAGAAATGATTTCTAATTGCGGTGAACGTGAAATTGAAGaaagaaacaaaattaaaGAGGAATTTGAGGCTAAATATAATGAATTGAAGCAAGAAACTGATAAATTGTACTCAGAAATAGAACAAGTCAACTTTGAATTgtttgattatcaaaaattgtgTGGTGAAAAGCAGAAGAAACTAGAAGAACTTGAagaaagtaaattaattaacgagAAAAATTGTAATGAAGACTCAAGCAAAGAAATTGAAGGACTAAATAAACTTATTGAAGAATTAAGAgaagaaattgtttttttgaatgaaaaatctCAAGAAAAACAAGAACAACAGTTAGAATGTATAGCTCATAATGATTGTATagatattattgatattaaaaataaatttgaggCATTAATGGATATAATTTCtgctaaaaatgattttattgaaTCATTAAAGTCTAAATACCGCGAGGTGCTTTGTAAAGATGAAATTAAGTGTAAAAAGTGTTCggatattaaagttaatgaTCTTGAAATGTTAATGGACATTATTTATACTAAAAATGATTTCATTGAACAATTAAGATGTAGAGTAAGAGATAATTGTTCTGTTATTGATACattaaatgataatattaacGATTTATGTGAAAGAAACAGAGTTATAGGTGAAGAAGATAATTCGCTTAAAATTCAGTTGgctgatttagaaaaaattttgtccgaACTTAGAagtgaaaatgttaatttggctgaagaaaatgaaaatttgaagagCAGTGATGATGACCGTGGAGAAAGAATTAGAGAATTGGGAAGAGAGTTGATCGATTTAAGAAATCAGAACGAAGAATTGAAGATAGTAATTGGTGGACTGGAAGAAAGAGTTGGAGAAAAAGATGTTTTGGTTTTGAGGCtagaagaaattgaaaaagagAAAGCATTGGTTGaggaaaatgttaaaaaattggtTAATCATAATGAGAGTTTGAAGAAATCTTTGGAAGAAGTTAATGACAATTTGAGAGCAACTTATGAAGAGATTAAGAAATGTAAGGGAGTGATAAGTGCGCTAGAAGTACAAAGTCAAAAGTATAAGGAAGATATTAAAGAACGGGATGAGAAAATAGAAGCGCAAGCTGAAGAAATTCAgacgaatttaaaattagttaagcataagaaagaagaaataaataagttatcTGAAGAAGTAGAGAGaagaaatgaagaaataaCGAAAAGAGATGATATAATTACTAAAAGGGATGAAGAAATTAGAATAAGAGATGAAGAAATAACGACTAGAGATGAAGAAATAACGACTAGAGATGAAGAAATAACGAAAAGAGATGATGAAGTTACGAAAAgagatgaagaaattaataagtataatgaagaaaaaacggatttacttattaaaattgatgaattgcaacatttattaaaagaacATTCCAATGAAAAAGTAGAATTAAAAGTACAAATAGAtgaacttaataaattaaataagtcttatgaggataaaataaaagcatttgagaagaaaataaaagaaattgaagaatcagcaaacaataataacagtgttgagcttgaaaatttgaaaaaattagtcaaagaactagaaataaaattaaatgatgcTGAAGTAAAATTACAGGATGCTGAAAGGACGGTAACGAATTATAAAACCAACGAAGCACAAATAGAAAATATCAATACGGACTTGAAAGATGAAATGGACAAGCTGAAAGATCAGTTGGCTATGGGTGAAGAAGAGCAACGGGTGAGGATGAAGCAGTTGGTTAAAGAATTCCAAGCCAGGCTTGATGATAAAGATCTTGAATTACAAGCTGCGCTCGATCAGAAATTtg atcgGCAGAAAAACTATGAAAGTGACTTGATCCAGCAGTACAAAGAGCAGCTGAAGGACTTCCAGATAGAGTTGACAGCCAAGTCTGAAGAGATTGAAAGCTTAAGGTCTGAACAGCATTTATTGGTCGATGCAAAGAGTAAACATCATGATGAAGTGAGTCGGTTGCAAGAGACGATAGATAAGCTGAGAAATGATGCTGATCAAATGAAAGATAAACACAttcaggaaaaaaataaaattattgaagaaaataaaaaaattcat ACCGAAAATACTTTAAGTAACTCTACAACCGATTCATTACATCATATGCAAAATACCTTAGTAGCGCAACGTCGCGAGCTAAGTGAACTACGTAAACTCGTTAAATTGAGATGTGAAACGTCATCCACCTTAGAAGATTCAACAGAAATCGAGTACCTAAGAAATATCCTCTACGAGTACATGATGGGAAAAGAAACCCTTGTACTAGCTAGAGTAATTGCTGCCGTAGTTAAATTTGATCAAGAACAAACTCACAAAGTtcttgaaaaagaaaaagataaattaacaTTA ttgGGTTCGCTGGGACTAACGTTATAA
- the LOC123268651 gene encoding golgin subfamily A member 4 isoform X1, translating into MFKKFKDKLTEEMKQSPARFQAGMQHLAQAVSPGISNLSLTGSGDQASFKNSNDNFSLTDTDDLVTLTDDLGAVKNNNSPRENLNFQNIDLTSLSSSSLLSNNTTGLSRSSSVNSVTSNDTQSGLFPIFESPGNIYQLQSDMDQSASEADDTVTNHQFDELSKEEIYSAYRKSLKKYHKYRGRFTDLVNHYREMERIKVKLETLLVETQNKALRRIGNLKEQCTLEQQAKAHLEEALRNDMEEKDHIIDTLNTKIKLLQANGSKIDLMQLENDPVDKNENESNSTDQSEVELLKQQHQQLSAENGSLKNKVEKFETLVAKYKETLKKSKEKIGELEQEKFTLERDFESIQNSNYEKIKSLEESLVIKNDEIANLQSQVTAIRLREEESAISLAENKLAIHREMEIKEEQIKQLTEKLKDLPVVAVKNTQEFSVQTDEVVDPNDKIIEEFKLKLDNTQKEIVALQTELSNCNSIITEINNKNVSYENMISSLNNDKKLISNYIINCRENIDSFKSEQFKLKQQFVTDYKNIIDNNMSSVSQSILEMISNCGEREIEERNKIKEEFEAKYNELKQETDKLYSEIEQVNFELFDYQKLCGEKQKKLEELEESKLINEKNCNEDSSKEIEGLNKLIEELREEIVFLNEKSQEKQEQQLECIAHNDCIDIIDIKNKFEALMDIISAKNDFIESLKSKYREVLCKDEIKCKKCSDIKVNDLEMLMDIIYTKNDFIEQLRCRVRDNCSVIDTLNDNINDLCERNRVIGEEDNSLKIQLADLEKILSELRSENVNLAEENENLKSSDDDRGERIRELGRELIDLRNQNEELKIVIGGLEERVGEKDVLVLRLEEIEKEKALVEENVKKLVNHNESLKKSLEEVNDNLRATYEEIKKCKGVISALEVQSQKYKEDIKERDEKIEAQAEEIQTNLKLVKHKKEEINKLSEEVERRNEEITKRDDIITKRDEEIRIRDEEITTRDEEITTRDEEITKRDDEVTKRDEEINKYNEEKTDLLIKIDELQHLLKEHSNEKVELKVQIDELNKLNKSYEDKIKAFEKKIKEIEESANNNNSVELENLKKLVKELEIKLNDAEVKLQDAERTVTNYKTNEAQIENINTDLKDEMDKLKDQLAMGEEEQRVRMKQLVKEFQARLDDKDLELQAALDQKFDRQKNYESDLIQQYKEQLKDFQIELTAKSEEIESLRSEQHLLVDAKSKHHDEVSRLQETIDKLRNDADQMKDKHIQEKNKIIEENKKIHTENTLSNSTTDSLHHMQNTLVAQRRELSELRKLVKLRCETSSTLEDSTEIEYLRNILYEYMMGKETLVLARVIAAVVKFDQEQTHKVLEKEKDKLTLLGSLGLTL; encoded by the exons aAGCTTACTGAAGAAATGAAACAATCGCCTGCTAGATTTCAGGCTGGTATGCAACATTTAGCTCAG gcGGTGTCACCAGGTATATCTAACTTGTCACTTACTGGTTCAGGAGATCAGGCGtcctttaaaaattctaatgaCAATTTTAGTCTTACTGATACTGATGATCTTGTGACACTCACTGACGATC TAGGAGcagtcaaaaataataatagtccaagggaaaatttgaattttcaaaatattgatttaacaTCACTGTCATCCTCGTCATTGTTGTCTAATAATACCACTGGTTTGTCGAGATCATCCAGTGTCAATAGTGTTACCAGCAACGATACGCAGTCGGGATTGTTTCCCATTTTTGAAAGTCCAGGAAATATTTATCAGTTACAG TCAGACATGGATCAATCGGCGAGTGAAGCTGATGATACTGTGACGAATCATCAATTTGATGAGCTgtcaaaagaagaaatttattcaGCATATCGTAAATCTCTTAAAAAATACCACAAATATCGCGGGAGATTCACGGATCTAGTTAATCACTACCGCGAAATGGAGagaataaaagttaaattagAAACATTGCTGGTTGAAACTCAGAACAAAGCATTGAGGCGAATTGGTAATTTGAAAGAGCAGTGTACATTGGAGCAGCAAGCTAAAGCACATCTTGAAGAAGCTTTGAGAAATGATATGGAAGAGAAAGATCATATTATTGATACTCTTAATAccaaa ataaAATTGCTGCAGGCTAATGGAAGCAAAATAGATTTGATGCAGCTAGAAAATGATCCTgtagataaaaatgaaaacgaGTCTAATTCTACGGATCAGAGTGAGGTCGAATTGTTGAAACAACAACACCAACAATTGTCAGCGGAGAATGGTtcgttgaaaaataaagtagaAAAGTTTGAAACTCTGGTTGCTAAGTATAaagaaactttgaaaaaaagtaaagaaaaaatcgGTGAattggagcaagaaaaatttacacttgAACGAGACTTTGAGTCTATACAAAATtctaattatgaaaaaataaaatctcttGAAGAAAGTTTAGTCATCAAGAACGACGAAATTGCAAACTTACAAAGTCAGGTCACTGCAATTCGTCTGCGTGAAGAAGAGTCTGCTATTTCGTTGGCTGAAAATAAATTGGCTATCCACCGGGAAATGGAGATTAAAGAAGAGCAAATAAAACAGCTGacggaaaaattaaaagacttaCCTGTTGTTGCTGTTAAAAACACACAAGAGTTTTCAGTACAAACTGATGAGGTCGTTGATcctaatgataaaattattgaagagtTTAAATTGAAGTTAGACAATACGCAAAAAGAAATTGTCGCTCTGCAAACAGAACTTAGTAATTGTAATTCTATTATCACTGAAATTAATAACAAGAATGTTTCTTACGAAAATATGATCAGTAGTttgaataatgataaaaaattaatttcaaattatattattaattgcaGAGAAAATATTGATAGCTTCAAATctgaacaatttaaattaaaacaacagTTTGTTActgattacaaaaatattattgataataatatgtCCAGTGTTTCGCAGTCGATTTTAGAAATGATTTCTAATTGCGGTGAACGTGAAATTGAAGaaagaaacaaaattaaaGAGGAATTTGAGGCTAAATATAATGAATTGAAGCAAGAAACTGATAAATTGTACTCAGAAATAGAACAAGTCAACTTTGAATTgtttgattatcaaaaattgtgTGGTGAAAAGCAGAAGAAACTAGAAGAACTTGAagaaagtaaattaattaacgagAAAAATTGTAATGAAGACTCAAGCAAAGAAATTGAAGGACTAAATAAACTTATTGAAGAATTAAGAgaagaaattgtttttttgaatgaaaaatctCAAGAAAAACAAGAACAACAGTTAGAATGTATAGCTCATAATGATTGTATagatattattgatattaaaaataaatttgaggCATTAATGGATATAATTTCtgctaaaaatgattttattgaaTCATTAAAGTCTAAATACCGCGAGGTGCTTTGTAAAGATGAAATTAAGTGTAAAAAGTGTTCggatattaaagttaatgaTCTTGAAATGTTAATGGACATTATTTATACTAAAAATGATTTCATTGAACAATTAAGATGTAGAGTAAGAGATAATTGTTCTGTTATTGATACattaaatgataatattaacGATTTATGTGAAAGAAACAGAGTTATAGGTGAAGAAGATAATTCGCTTAAAATTCAGTTGgctgatttagaaaaaattttgtccgaACTTAGAagtgaaaatgttaatttggctgaagaaaatgaaaatttgaagagCAGTGATGATGACCGTGGAGAAAGAATTAGAGAATTGGGAAGAGAGTTGATCGATTTAAGAAATCAGAACGAAGAATTGAAGATAGTAATTGGTGGACTGGAAGAAAGAGTTGGAGAAAAAGATGTTTTGGTTTTGAGGCtagaagaaattgaaaaagagAAAGCATTGGTTGaggaaaatgttaaaaaattggtTAATCATAATGAGAGTTTGAAGAAATCTTTGGAAGAAGTTAATGACAATTTGAGAGCAACTTATGAAGAGATTAAGAAATGTAAGGGAGTGATAAGTGCGCTAGAAGTACAAAGTCAAAAGTATAAGGAAGATATTAAAGAACGGGATGAGAAAATAGAAGCGCAAGCTGAAGAAATTCAgacgaatttaaaattagttaagcataagaaagaagaaataaataagttatcTGAAGAAGTAGAGAGaagaaatgaagaaataaCGAAAAGAGATGATATAATTACTAAAAGGGATGAAGAAATTAGAATAAGAGATGAAGAAATAACGACTAGAGATGAAGAAATAACGACTAGAGATGAAGAAATAACGAAAAGAGATGATGAAGTTACGAAAAgagatgaagaaattaataagtataatgaagaaaaaacggatttacttattaaaattgatgaattgcaacatttattaaaagaacATTCCAATGAAAAAGTAGAATTAAAAGTACAAATAGAtgaacttaataaattaaataagtcttatgaggataaaataaaagcatttgagaagaaaataaaagaaattgaagaatcagcaaacaataataacagtgttgagcttgaaaatttgaaaaaattagtcaaagaactagaaataaaattaaatgatgcTGAAGTAAAATTACAGGATGCTGAAAGGACGGTAACGAATTATAAAACCAACGAAGCACAAATAGAAAATATCAATACGGACTTGAAAGATGAAATGGACAAGCTGAAAGATCAGTTGGCTATGGGTGAAGAAGAGCAACGGGTGAGGATGAAGCAGTTGGTTAAAGAATTCCAAGCCAGGCTTGATGATAAAGATCTTGAATTACAAGCTGCGCTCGATCAGAAATTtg atcgGCAGAAAAACTATGAAAGTGACTTGATCCAGCAGTACAAAGAGCAGCTGAAGGACTTCCAGATAGAGTTGACAGCCAAGTCTGAAGAGATTGAAAGCTTAAGGTCTGAACAGCATTTATTGGTCGATGCAAAGAGTAAACATCATGATGAAGTGAGTCGGTTGCAAGAGACGATAGATAAGCTGAGAAATGATGCTGATCAAATGAAAGATAAACACAttcaggaaaaaaataaaattattgaagaaaataaaaaaattcat ACCGAAAATACTTTAAGTAACTCTACAACCGATTCATTACATCATATGCAAAATACCTTAGTAGCGCAACGTCGCGAGCTAAGTGAACTACGTAAACTCGTTAAATTGAGATGTGAAACGTCATCCACCTTAGAAGATTCAACAGAAATCGAGTACCTAAGAAATATCCTCTACGAGTACATGATGGGAAAAGAAACCCTTGTACTAGCTAGAGTAATTGCTGCCGTAGTTAAATTTGATCAAGAACAAACTCACAAAGTtcttgaaaaagaaaaagataaattaacaTTA ttgGGTTCGCTGGGACTAACGTTATAA
- the LOC123268688 gene encoding transmembrane protein 177 isoform X2, giving the protein MVECRDADIYRQLGNPIPLTSNLEKLWNQVLSDIKISDYHRELLRPFMVFGYDSWHAGSLYSRFGALIGIPTNFVYEKVSSIDKDSIVVNDDPVDWTRKDAKELLNALILSDEAKKYAVAREIMMVNNRFIYYEAAANGILFFACYNTASRWNETRGLLEKPFSIRAFFYVCFAAFYWGIWAMQRDALTRHYEFAADKKLSELGPEYVRGGLEFYDKTLQRNTALRSLLGERGNKLYTAMGNDHSFFRQKHLPYTQRKYFFEDIVKQFHSTADKL; this is encoded by the exons ATGGTTGAATGTCGTGATGCTGACATTTATAGACA ATTGGGAAACCCTATACCGTTAACATCAAACCTCGAGAAACTATGGAACCAAGTATTAAGCGACATAAAAATAAGCGATTACCACAGAGAACTTTTACGTCCATTCATGGTCTTCGGATACGATTCCTGGCACGCCGGGAGCCTGTACTCTCGCTTCGGAGCATTGATCGGAATTCCAACGAACTTCGTCTACGAAAAAGTATCTTCTATAGACAAAGACAGTATAGTCGTCAACGACGACCCAGTAGACTGGACTCGTAAAGATGCTAAAGAGTTGCTGAATGCTCTAATCTTGTCGGACGAGGCCAAAAAGTATGCGGTGGCCCGTGAAATAATGATGGTCAACAATAGGTTCATTTACTACGAGGCAGCCGCTAACGGTATTTTATTCTTTGCGTGTTATAATACTGCTTCCAGATGGAATGAAACTAGGGGTCTCCTGGAAAAACCTTTTAGCATTCGTGCCTTTTTTTACGTTTGCTTTGCTGCGTTCTACTGGGGAATTTGGGCCATGCAGAGAGATGCTTTGACTCGGCACTACGAGTTTGCTGCTGACAAAAAATTGTCTGAACTCGGTCCAGAGTACGTTAGAGGTGGACTTGAATTTTATGATAAGACTTTGCAGCGCAATACTGCTTTGAGGAGTTTGCTCGGTGAGAGAGGCAACAAACTCTACACCGCCATGGGTAACGACCACTCATTTTTCCGTCAAAAACACCTGCCTTACACTCAGAGAAAATATTTCTTCGAAGATATTGTTAAGCAATTCCACAGTACTGCTGATaaactttaa
- the LOC123268688 gene encoding transmembrane protein 177 isoform X1 has protein sequence MRKETSVSWFVTPRGRMFMMGTAGFTTVALFGLQFVPHTVGLNKYFDIVTMRRLGNPIPLTSNLEKLWNQVLSDIKISDYHRELLRPFMVFGYDSWHAGSLYSRFGALIGIPTNFVYEKVSSIDKDSIVVNDDPVDWTRKDAKELLNALILSDEAKKYAVAREIMMVNNRFIYYEAAANGILFFACYNTASRWNETRGLLEKPFSIRAFFYVCFAAFYWGIWAMQRDALTRHYEFAADKKLSELGPEYVRGGLEFYDKTLQRNTALRSLLGERGNKLYTAMGNDHSFFRQKHLPYTQRKYFFEDIVKQFHSTADKL, from the exons ATGCGCAAGGAGACTTCAGTTTCTTGGTTCGTCACCCCAAGAGGACGAATGTTTATGATGGGCACTGCAGGTTTTACAACAGTTGCATTATTTGGTTTGCAATTTGTTCCACATACTGtgggattaaataaatactttgaTATTGTTACAATGCGaag ATTGGGAAACCCTATACCGTTAACATCAAACCTCGAGAAACTATGGAACCAAGTATTAAGCGACATAAAAATAAGCGATTACCACAGAGAACTTTTACGTCCATTCATGGTCTTCGGATACGATTCCTGGCACGCCGGGAGCCTGTACTCTCGCTTCGGAGCATTGATCGGAATTCCAACGAACTTCGTCTACGAAAAAGTATCTTCTATAGACAAAGACAGTATAGTCGTCAACGACGACCCAGTAGACTGGACTCGTAAAGATGCTAAAGAGTTGCTGAATGCTCTAATCTTGTCGGACGAGGCCAAAAAGTATGCGGTGGCCCGTGAAATAATGATGGTCAACAATAGGTTCATTTACTACGAGGCAGCCGCTAACGGTATTTTATTCTTTGCGTGTTATAATACTGCTTCCAGATGGAATGAAACTAGGGGTCTCCTGGAAAAACCTTTTAGCATTCGTGCCTTTTTTTACGTTTGCTTTGCTGCGTTCTACTGGGGAATTTGGGCCATGCAGAGAGATGCTTTGACTCGGCACTACGAGTTTGCTGCTGACAAAAAATTGTCTGAACTCGGTCCAGAGTACGTTAGAGGTGGACTTGAATTTTATGATAAGACTTTGCAGCGCAATACTGCTTTGAGGAGTTTGCTCGGTGAGAGAGGCAACAAACTCTACACCGCCATGGGTAACGACCACTCATTTTTCCGTCAAAAACACCTGCCTTACACTCAGAGAAAATATTTCTTCGAAGATATTGTTAAGCAATTCCACAGTACTGCTGATaaactttaa